Proteins from one Salmo salar chromosome ssa07, Ssal_v3.1, whole genome shotgun sequence genomic window:
- the LOC106608675 gene encoding macrophage-capping protein isoform X2: MFPNMAAPGQFGPETQEPGLKVWRVEKMKAVLLKQAEVGAFFSGDSYLVLEHRGDQGADLHMWIGEKSSRDEQVACAMLATQLDSFLGGDPIQHRQVQGYESPEFMNLFPRGVSYKEGGVESGFRRPQGGSGPVHRLYQIKGKRNIRAKEVELSWENFNKGDCFILDLGETIFSWIGSQANMFEKQKSREIASLIRDTERHGKARITDINEGEETPEMLKVLGPMRELAESTPEEDSRADVSNSASLYKVSDVTGQMKLTKVSEKSPFAKDLLVRDDCFILDNGANGKIFVWKGMGANAEEKREALKMADNFIQQMNYPRMKTQVEILPQGRETIIFKQFFKNWN, from the exons ATGTTCCCCAACATGGCAGCACCCGGACAGTTTGGGCCAGAGACGCAGGAGCCAGGGCTGAAGGTGTGGCGGGTGGAGAAGATGAAGGCGGTGCTGCTGAAGCAAGCTGAGGTTGGCGCCTTCTTCAGCGGCGACTCCTACCTGGTGTTGGAGCACAGGGGGGACCAGGGGGCCGACCTACACATGTGGATAG gTGAGAAGTCATCTCGCGATGAGCAGGTGGCGTGTGCCATGCTGGCCACCCAGCTGGACAGCTTCCTGGGTGGTGACCCCATCCAGCACCGGCAGGTCCAGGGCTACGAGTCTCCGGAGTTCATGAACCTCTTCCCCAGGGGGGTCAGCTACAAG GAGGGTGGTGTGGAGTCTGGCTTCAGGCGGCCCCAGGGCGGGTCAGGGCCGGTTCACAGGCTGTACCAGATCAAAGGGAAGCGCAACATCCGTGCCAAGGAGGTGGAGCTGAGCTGGGAGAACTTCAACAAGGGAGACTGTTTTATCCTGGACCTGGGAGAG ACCATATTTTCCTGGATCGGCTCGCAGGCCAACATGTTTGAGAAGCAGAAGTCGCGTGAGATCGCTAGTCTGATCCGTGACACTGAGAGACATGGCAAAGCACGCATCACTGACATCAATGAGGGGGAGGAGACGCCGGAGATGCTCAAG GTGCTGGGACCAATGCGAGAGCTGGCAGAGAGCACTCCAGAGGAGGACAGTCGAGCAGACGTCTCCAACTCCGCCTCCCTCTACAAG GTGTCCGACGTGACAGGTCAGATGAAACTGACCAAAGTCTCGGAAAAGAGCCCATTTGCCAAGGACCTTCTGGTGCGCGACGACTGCTTTATTTTGGATAACGGTGCCAACGGAAAGATCTTCGTTTGGAAAG GTATGGGAGCAAATGCCGAGGAGAAGAGGGAGGCCCTAAAAATGGCGGATAACTTCATCCAACAGATGAACTACCCTAGGATGAAAACACAG GTGGAGATACTACCACAAGGGAGGGAGACGATCATCTTCAAGCAGTTCTTCAAAAACTGGAACTGA
- the LOC106608675 gene encoding macrophage-capping protein isoform X1, protein MELESGAVPELAEGIMQMFPNMAAPGQFGPETQEPGLKVWRVEKMKAVLLKQAEVGAFFSGDSYLVLEHRGDQGADLHMWIGEKSSRDEQVACAMLATQLDSFLGGDPIQHRQVQGYESPEFMNLFPRGVSYKEGGVESGFRRPQGGSGPVHRLYQIKGKRNIRAKEVELSWENFNKGDCFILDLGETIFSWIGSQANMFEKQKSREIASLIRDTERHGKARITDINEGEETPEMLKVLGPMRELAESTPEEDSRADVSNSASLYKVSDVTGQMKLTKVSEKSPFAKDLLVRDDCFILDNGANGKIFVWKGMGANAEEKREALKMADNFIQQMNYPRMKTQVEILPQGRETIIFKQFFKNWN, encoded by the exons ATGGAGCTGGAGTCAGGTGCGGTGCCGGAGCTAGCCGAGGGGATCATGCA AATGTTCCCCAACATGGCAGCACCCGGACAGTTTGGGCCAGAGACGCAGGAGCCAGGGCTGAAGGTGTGGCGGGTGGAGAAGATGAAGGCGGTGCTGCTGAAGCAAGCTGAGGTTGGCGCCTTCTTCAGCGGCGACTCCTACCTGGTGTTGGAGCACAGGGGGGACCAGGGGGCCGACCTACACATGTGGATAG gTGAGAAGTCATCTCGCGATGAGCAGGTGGCGTGTGCCATGCTGGCCACCCAGCTGGACAGCTTCCTGGGTGGTGACCCCATCCAGCACCGGCAGGTCCAGGGCTACGAGTCTCCGGAGTTCATGAACCTCTTCCCCAGGGGGGTCAGCTACAAG GAGGGTGGTGTGGAGTCTGGCTTCAGGCGGCCCCAGGGCGGGTCAGGGCCGGTTCACAGGCTGTACCAGATCAAAGGGAAGCGCAACATCCGTGCCAAGGAGGTGGAGCTGAGCTGGGAGAACTTCAACAAGGGAGACTGTTTTATCCTGGACCTGGGAGAG ACCATATTTTCCTGGATCGGCTCGCAGGCCAACATGTTTGAGAAGCAGAAGTCGCGTGAGATCGCTAGTCTGATCCGTGACACTGAGAGACATGGCAAAGCACGCATCACTGACATCAATGAGGGGGAGGAGACGCCGGAGATGCTCAAG GTGCTGGGACCAATGCGAGAGCTGGCAGAGAGCACTCCAGAGGAGGACAGTCGAGCAGACGTCTCCAACTCCGCCTCCCTCTACAAG GTGTCCGACGTGACAGGTCAGATGAAACTGACCAAAGTCTCGGAAAAGAGCCCATTTGCCAAGGACCTTCTGGTGCGCGACGACTGCTTTATTTTGGATAACGGTGCCAACGGAAAGATCTTCGTTTGGAAAG GTATGGGAGCAAATGCCGAGGAGAAGAGGGAGGCCCTAAAAATGGCGGATAACTTCATCCAACAGATGAACTACCCTAGGATGAAAACACAG GTGGAGATACTACCACAAGGGAGGGAGACGATCATCTTCAAGCAGTTCTTCAAAAACTGGAACTGA